A region from the Wansuia hejianensis genome encodes:
- a CDS encoding aldolase catalytic domain-containing protein, whose protein sequence is MKNVRVLDCTLRDGGRIIDCAFDNQEILEISNRLAEAKIDIIEIGFLRDGRKVQYKGNSTFFTDVEQIRPFINKENKNTIYAAFIDFGMCDIDNLKPFDGTSIDAIRFGFTKNNYDESKEEVVRWINIIRDRGYKLFIQGVNSLNYTDRELLEIVDMVNNVHPYSFGIVDTYGAMYMDDVDRLYSLIDHNMLPDICINFHSHNNYQLSFAFAQEVIKLSGTSNRKIIIDGTLGGMGKVAGNLNLELIVDYLVRKKHYDYEFEEILDMLDDYIYKYSLEHKWGYSTAAMMAGIYKSHPNNVIYLTEKFRLDTKDIGKILSMIDPVMRQRYDYDNIQRLYTEYVADKIDDHEALNYLRELAHDKEVFVMVPGNTLNTHREIIDRYIEEKKPIVISVNFVADEPIAFAFFGNQKRYSRLKVKRVTRHTIISSNIESDDQNDVIVNYHSLINRGYNYFENSTIMLLNLLRRINPNKITIAGFDGFSEETEKNYSDESFQNERHVNEFAMLNKEITEMLGEIIDIMSPACEFNILTPSIYAERLNLSKTK, encoded by the coding sequence GTGAAAAACGTTCGTGTTCTTGACTGCACATTGAGAGATGGCGGTCGAATAATTGATTGTGCATTTGACAATCAAGAAATATTAGAGATTTCTAATCGCTTAGCAGAGGCTAAAATTGATATAATTGAAATAGGCTTTTTACGCGATGGAAGAAAGGTTCAATATAAGGGAAATAGTACTTTTTTCACTGATGTTGAACAAATAAGACCATTTATTAATAAAGAGAATAAAAATACTATATATGCCGCGTTCATAGATTTTGGGATGTGTGACATAGATAATCTCAAGCCTTTCGATGGTACTTCAATTGATGCAATTCGTTTTGGCTTTACAAAAAATAATTATGATGAATCTAAAGAAGAGGTTGTTCGCTGGATTAATATTATCAGGGACAGGGGATACAAATTGTTTATTCAAGGAGTTAATTCTTTGAATTATACAGATCGTGAACTTCTGGAAATCGTTGACATGGTTAATAATGTGCATCCGTATAGTTTCGGTATTGTTGATACTTATGGTGCAATGTATATGGATGATGTAGATAGATTATACAGTCTTATTGATCATAATATGCTTCCGGATATTTGTATTAATTTTCATTCTCATAATAATTATCAATTATCTTTTGCTTTTGCGCAGGAAGTAATAAAACTAAGTGGAACAAGTAATAGAAAGATTATTATTGATGGTACACTTGGTGGAATGGGTAAGGTGGCAGGTAACTTAAATCTAGAATTAATTGTTGATTATCTTGTTAGAAAAAAACACTATGATTATGAATTTGAAGAGATTCTAGATATGCTTGATGACTATATTTATAAATATAGTCTCGAACATAAATGGGGTTATTCAACTGCGGCTATGATGGCTGGAATTTACAAATCACATCCTAATAATGTTATATATTTGACTGAAAAATTCAGACTTGATACGAAGGATATCGGAAAAATTCTTTCAATGATTGATCCGGTAATGAGGCAACGATATGATTATGATAATATTCAGCGCTTATATACTGAGTATGTTGCAGACAAGATAGATGACCATGAAGCACTTAATTATTTGAGGGAATTAGCTCATGATAAAGAAGTATTTGTTATGGTGCCAGGCAATACCTTAAATACACATCGTGAGATAATTGATCGATATATTGAAGAAAAAAAACCGATCGTGATAAGTGTGAATTTTGTAGCTGATGAACCGATAGCATTTGCTTTTTTTGGAAATCAGAAGCGATATTCTCGGCTAAAAGTAAAACGAGTAACACGCCATACAATAATATCATCTAATATAGAATCAGATGATCAGAATGATGTAATAGTAAACTATCATAGTCTAATAAACCGGGGATATAATTATTTTGAAAACTCTACTATTATGTTATTAAATTTACTTAGGAGGATCAATCCCAACAAAATAACAATAGCTGGATTTGATGGATTTAGTGAAGAGACAGAAAAGAATTACTCGGATGAATCATTTCAAAATGAAAGACATGTAAATGAGTTCGCAATGTTAAACAAAGAAATAACGGAAATGCTTGGAGAAATTATAGATATAATGTCTCCGGCGTGTGAATTCAATATTCTTACACCAAGTATTTACGCGGAAAGGCTTAATTTGTCAAAAACTAAGTAA
- a CDS encoding LCP family protein, with translation MDRKKQRKNTKAILCVLIIAVLVIIVAAVFVSGWLRKNSGTEGTGSQDAVTGSEEPSDEDSASEEGIKSGEVSYNGKKYTYNSHLSNFLFIGVDTSGKKDTAVGHADAGQADTLFLLSWNRKDGGVSILAIPRDTMTDIETFDLSGESLGKSRDHISLSYAFGDGGHKSCKLTKEAVSNLFYGLPIQGYCSVNLECIPTLANAVGELTVTVPDESLEAVSSEFQAGSQVILNADNTETFLRYRDVHASQSAINRQGRQVAYLTAYLTRARELFGQDAGFASQLFTDLQPYMVTNMGNDLFVDIMGGASGDVASSIETIPGDGGESGSYDEYRVDDTALYELILDTFYTTEE, from the coding sequence ATGGACAGAAAAAAACAGAGAAAAAACACAAAGGCGATCCTATGTGTATTGATTATTGCTGTGTTAGTGATAATAGTCGCGGCTGTATTTGTTTCCGGATGGCTGCGGAAAAACAGCGGGACAGAGGGAACGGGTTCCCAGGATGCCGTGACCGGGTCAGAGGAACCTTCGGATGAAGACAGTGCTTCTGAAGAAGGGATTAAATCTGGCGAGGTCAGCTATAACGGGAAGAAGTATACCTATAACAGCCATTTGAGCAATTTCCTTTTTATTGGAGTAGATACCAGCGGAAAAAAAGATACTGCGGTAGGACACGCTGACGCCGGACAGGCAGATACGCTGTTCTTACTGAGCTGGAACAGGAAGGATGGAGGAGTCTCTATTCTTGCGATTCCCAGAGATACGATGACAGATATAGAGACGTTTGACTTGAGCGGGGAAAGCCTTGGAAAGTCCAGGGACCATATCAGCCTGTCTTATGCCTTTGGCGACGGCGGCCATAAGAGCTGTAAGCTGACGAAGGAGGCAGTTTCCAATCTCTTCTACGGGCTGCCGATCCAGGGCTACTGTTCGGTAAACCTGGAGTGTATCCCGACGTTGGCAAACGCAGTCGGAGAGCTTACAGTCACTGTGCCGGATGAAAGCCTGGAAGCTGTGAGCTCAGAATTCCAGGCAGGAAGCCAGGTAATCCTGAATGCTGATAATACGGAAACCTTTCTGCGTTACCGGGACGTGCATGCGAGCCAGAGCGCGATAAACAGGCAGGGGCGTCAGGTGGCATACCTGACCGCATATCTGACCAGGGCCAGGGAATTGTTTGGGCAGGATGCGGGTTTCGCCAGTCAGCTGTTTACAGATCTGCAGCCTTATATGGTGACAAATATGGGGAACGATCTGTTTGTGGATATCATGGGGGGAGCTTCCGGAGACGTGGCTTCCTCGATTGAGACGATTCCGGGGGATGGAGGAGAGAGCGGTTCATACGATGAGTACCGGGTAGATGATACTGCCCTGTATGAACTGATACTGGACACCTTTTATACCACAGAGGAATGA
- a CDS encoding nucleotide sugar dehydrogenase, whose protein sequence is MSLYHDILNGKEKIALVGLGYVGMPIAIAFAKKVQVIGYDLNAEKIELYKNGFDPTHEIGSEGIKNTTVEFTADEKKLKETRFIIVAVPTPVNTDHTPDLTPVLGASEIVGRNLSKGSIVVYESTVYPGCTEDVCIPILERVSGLKCGSDFKVGYSPERINPGDKIHRLENIHKIVSGMDEESLEIIKNVYDLVIEVGTHPVSNIKTAEAVKVVENSQRDINIAFMNELAMVFDRMGIDTNEVVDGMNTKWNALGFRPGLVGGHCIGVDPYYFTYEAEKLGYHSQIILNGRIVNDNMGAYVADAAIKQMIEAGQAPKKSKVVILGLTFKENCSDTRNSKVDDIIKRLNTYGLTPTVIDPWANQCDAMHEYSVKLSPMTEAKDADCVIVAVAHKEFVEMSLDDIKSMYKDKADNEKVLLDVKGIYKIDELKKSGLRFWRL, encoded by the coding sequence ATGTCATTGTATCATGATATTTTAAATGGAAAGGAAAAAATAGCATTAGTTGGACTTGGTTATGTAGGAATGCCAATTGCTATTGCTTTTGCAAAGAAGGTTCAAGTTATTGGCTATGATCTGAATGCAGAAAAAATTGAATTGTATAAAAATGGATTTGATCCAACACATGAGATTGGTTCAGAAGGCATTAAAAATACAACTGTAGAATTCACTGCAGATGAAAAAAAATTAAAGGAAACGAGATTTATTATTGTGGCTGTGCCTACACCTGTAAATACTGACCATACGCCTGACTTAACGCCGGTTTTAGGAGCCTCAGAAATTGTAGGGCGTAATCTTTCAAAAGGTTCGATTGTAGTCTATGAATCAACAGTATATCCAGGATGTACGGAAGATGTTTGTATTCCTATTTTGGAAAGAGTTTCAGGGTTAAAATGTGGAAGTGATTTTAAGGTGGGGTATTCTCCAGAAAGAATTAACCCTGGTGATAAAATACATAGGCTAGAAAATATTCATAAAATTGTTTCTGGTATGGACGAAGAATCTTTAGAAATTATCAAAAATGTATACGATTTAGTTATTGAAGTTGGAACTCATCCAGTTAGTAATATTAAAACAGCGGAAGCTGTTAAAGTTGTTGAGAATAGCCAGAGAGATATCAATATTGCATTTATGAACGAATTAGCAATGGTGTTTGATCGTATGGGCATTGATACGAATGAAGTGGTAGATGGAATGAATACAAAATGGAATGCCTTAGGTTTCAGACCCGGTTTGGTAGGCGGTCATTGTATTGGTGTTGATCCATATTATTTCACTTATGAAGCTGAAAAACTTGGATATCACAGTCAGATTATTCTAAATGGGCGAATCGTCAATGATAATATGGGAGCCTATGTAGCTGATGCAGCAATAAAACAGATGATTGAAGCGGGTCAAGCACCGAAAAAATCCAAGGTTGTAATTCTAGGACTTACTTTTAAAGAAAATTGTTCGGATACCAGAAATAGCAAAGTTGATGATATTATTAAAAGACTTAACACATACGGACTTACTCCAACAGTTATAGATCCATGGGCTAATCAGTGTGACGCAATGCATGAATATAGTGTAAAGTTATCCCCTATGACTGAAGCAAAGGATGCGGATTGCGTAATTGTTGCTGTTGCGCACAAAGAATTTGTTGAAATGAGTTTAGATGATATTAAATCCATGTATAAAGATAAAGCCGATAATGAAAAAGTTTTATTAGATGTTAAAGGTATTTATAAAATAGATGAATTGAAAAAATCCGGATTAAGATTTTGGCGTTTATAA
- a CDS encoding acylneuraminate cytidylyltransferase family protein, whose amino-acid sequence MKVVSFIPIKLNNQRLPGKNTMLLNGRPMCDYIFETISNVDTIDEKYVYCSDEAIKTYIGPYEERGLKFLKRDTYLDGFQVKGLEIIDRFVKDVDAEIYVLTHVTQPFTKGSSIEKALEKVISGEYDSAFSAVVLQDYIWMNGKPFNYDMKNIVRTQDLDPIYKETGAFFIFRKEVFTELGQRIGNNPYIYEIDQFEAVDVDTAEDFEFAKAVAAYLATKE is encoded by the coding sequence ATGAAAGTGGTATCTTTTATCCCAATTAAATTAAATAATCAAAGACTTCCTGGAAAAAATACTATGTTATTAAATGGAAGACCGATGTGTGACTATATTTTTGAGACTATTAGTAATGTGGATACTATTGATGAAAAATATGTTTATTGCAGTGATGAAGCAATAAAGACATATATTGGTCCATATGAAGAACGAGGATTGAAATTCTTAAAAAGGGACACTTACCTGGATGGATTTCAAGTGAAAGGCCTCGAAATAATTGATCGATTTGTAAAAGATGTTGACGCAGAAATTTACGTCCTAACACATGTTACACAGCCGTTTACAAAAGGCTCATCTATTGAAAAAGCACTGGAAAAAGTCATTTCAGGAGAATATGATTCTGCTTTTTCTGCTGTTGTTTTACAGGATTACATATGGATGAATGGAAAACCCTTTAATTATGATATGAAGAATATTGTAAGAACCCAGGATCTTGATCCAATTTATAAGGAAACAGGAGCGTTCTTTATTTTTAGGAAAGAAGTCTTTACTGAACTTGGTCAACGTATAGGAAACAATCCATATATATATGAAATTGATCAGTTTGAGGCTGTTGATGTTGATACAGCCGAAGATTTCGAATTCGCAAAAGCAGTTGCTGCATATTTAGCAACAAAAGAATAA
- a CDS encoding nucleotidyltransferase family protein: protein MFFISLTKYIHQEKSVYGLTSIDNDFFELGRRHGVGGSVDKQIKASQLKVDYFNCMYRYLNGIILVNEVKDLFDKNKISFFIVKGPINANYYSDFFLRNMGDVDIIVHPEDFKIVTLVLSISGSCICFNCFHEESVA from the coding sequence ATGTTTTTTATTAGTTTGACTAAGTATATACATCAAGAAAAATCGGTTTATGGGTTGACGAGTATTGACAATGATTTTTTTGAGTTAGGAAGAAGACATGGGGTAGGTGGGAGTGTTGATAAACAGATTAAAGCTTCACAATTAAAAGTTGATTATTTCAACTGTATGTATAGATATCTGAATGGAATTATACTTGTTAATGAGGTAAAAGATTTATTTGATAAGAACAAGATTTCGTTTTTTATAGTTAAAGGACCTATTAATGCAAATTATTATTCAGATTTCTTCTTAAGAAATATGGGCGACGTGGACATTATTGTGCATCCTGAGGATTTTAAAATAGTAACTTTAGTGCTTAGTATTTCTGGCAGTTGTATTTGCTTCAACTGTTTTCACGAGGAATCCGTTGCCTGA
- a CDS encoding KdsC family phosphatase codes for MDKKKTKYLVMDVDGTLTDGKIYMGNSGEMMKAFNIKDGCGIHDILLPAGIIPIIITGRQSDIVINRCREIGITDIYQGINNKLEKLNNISSDLSCVAYIGDDINDLSCMRSIKSAGGLIGCPKNAVKQVLDLVDYISDYDGGDGAVRDFIEWICYGFS; via the coding sequence TTGGATAAAAAGAAAACGAAATATCTGGTAATGGATGTGGATGGTACTCTGACAGACGGAAAAATATATATGGGAAATAGTGGTGAGATGATGAAAGCATTCAATATAAAAGATGGATGTGGTATTCATGACATCTTATTGCCAGCGGGTATCATTCCAATTATTATTACTGGAAGACAATCAGATATAGTGATAAATAGATGCCGTGAGATTGGCATAACAGACATTTACCAGGGAATAAACAATAAATTAGAAAAGTTGAATAATATTTCTTCTGATTTATCTTGTGTTGCATACATTGGAGATGATATTAATGATCTGTCCTGTATGAGATCAATAAAGAGTGCGGGAGGACTTATTGGTTGTCCTAAGAATGCTGTTAAACAGGTTTTGGATTTGGTTGATTATATATCTGACTATGATGGCGGAGATGGAGCTGTACGTGATTTTATAGAATGGATTTGTTACGGATTCAGCTAA
- a CDS encoding oligosaccharide flippase family protein, whose translation MKNFSSKAIKASMFYMVGNLFDKAIAFITIPIFTRMLSTSEYGILNTYTSWVSIFAIIVGLSLGQTLRSAYYEKKGELESYLSSIYTLAIIDFVITVFVALIISLFFDFQITRFMLVLCVSQSFMQFVRDTYAMKLMMAMNYVKRTLVLAVPNILVAILSIVFIWFMDNDKYMGRIYAYVLVYAFITLICLISQFYKGKVLVNKSYWKYGLSLSLPLILHSISCVILSNSDRIMITKFTNASETGIYSLIYNMSMMTTVITSSFENVWIPWFSEKMNVGELKSINHAVFPYIFGTSALVAGVMFVCPEALMVLAPKTYWGGKYMIPPLMCAVFITFLYTISVNLEYYKKSTKTIAKNTMIAASTNIVLNFIFIPQFGAVAAAYTTLASYIISFVLHYIDGKHLNKELFPIKSYVLPLVMVTACVGIYYLFIDLLIVRWIAAVAYFVLVVLVLWRKNMLPKEVTDKIRFRKGE comes from the coding sequence ATGAAAAATTTTTCGAGTAAAGCAATAAAGGCAAGCATGTTCTACATGGTAGGTAATTTGTTTGATAAAGCAATTGCTTTTATTACTATTCCTATTTTTACGAGAATGCTTTCGACTTCAGAATATGGAATTCTAAATACATATACGTCATGGGTGTCGATTTTTGCAATTATCGTAGGATTATCTTTAGGACAAACGCTTAGAAGTGCCTACTATGAAAAAAAGGGCGAACTAGAGTCATATTTATCATCTATTTATACGCTAGCAATTATTGATTTTGTGATTACAGTCTTTGTGGCATTAATAATTTCGTTATTTTTCGATTTTCAGATTACTAGATTTATGCTTGTTTTATGCGTATCCCAATCATTTATGCAATTTGTTAGAGATACGTATGCAATGAAACTAATGATGGCAATGAATTATGTAAAGAGAACATTAGTGTTAGCAGTTCCGAATATTCTGGTAGCAATATTATCCATTGTTTTTATTTGGTTTATGGATAATGATAAATATATGGGAAGAATATATGCATATGTTTTGGTATATGCATTTATTACACTTATATGTTTAATTTCTCAATTCTATAAAGGTAAAGTATTAGTAAACAAAAGTTACTGGAAATATGGGCTGTCATTATCTCTACCGCTAATATTGCATTCCATTTCCTGTGTAATTTTATCTAATTCGGATCGCATAATGATAACCAAGTTTACAAATGCTTCAGAGACGGGTATATATAGTTTGATATATAACATGAGTATGATGACTACAGTGATAACATCATCGTTTGAAAATGTTTGGATTCCGTGGTTTAGTGAAAAAATGAATGTTGGAGAATTAAAATCTATAAATCATGCAGTGTTCCCATACATTTTTGGTACGTCTGCGCTTGTTGCCGGAGTAATGTTCGTATGCCCAGAGGCATTAATGGTTCTAGCGCCAAAAACGTATTGGGGTGGAAAATACATGATTCCGCCGTTAATGTGTGCAGTATTTATTACGTTCTTATATACCATCTCGGTCAATTTGGAATACTATAAAAAATCTACAAAAACGATTGCTAAAAATACGATGATTGCTGCTAGTACAAATATAGTTTTGAATTTTATTTTTATTCCGCAGTTTGGAGCAGTGGCTGCAGCATATACAACATTGGCATCGTACATAATTTCATTTGTACTGCATTATATTGATGGTAAGCATCTTAATAAAGAATTATTTCCAATTAAATCATATGTACTTCCGTTGGTAATGGTGACAGCTTGCGTTGGAATTTATTATTTGTTTATCGATTTACTGATAGTGCGTTGGATTGCAGCTGTAGCGTATTTTGTTTTGGTGGTTTTAGTGCTTTGGAGAAAGAACATGTTACCAAAAGAAGTAACTGATAAAATTAGATTTCGAAAAGGAGAATAA
- a CDS encoding YveK family protein, with the protein MNTHNEEELEIDLKELWYAIRHRILLILAAGLLVGCIFCAYTKFFVDPSYTSTSRMLVLTKETTLSSLADLQMGSQLTKDYRELILSPPVLEETVTDLGLDMEYKDLKDMITISNPSDTRILEISVAHEDPHLAQQIVNKLAEVSSDFISEMMEVVPPKIIAEGELPTSRTSPSMKKNAVLGVLLGIVLAVAAVVVMTILNDTMKSEDDVERYLGLSTLASVPDRNEGSSMKKFKKKK; encoded by the coding sequence ATGAATACTCATAACGAAGAAGAATTAGAAATTGATTTAAAGGAACTTTGGTACGCCATACGGCACAGAATACTCCTGATTCTGGCGGCGGGGCTTCTCGTTGGCTGCATTTTCTGTGCCTATACGAAATTTTTCGTAGACCCATCCTACACCTCGACATCCCGCATGCTGGTGCTGACAAAGGAAACCACCCTGTCGTCGCTGGCCGATCTGCAGATGGGGTCGCAGTTGACGAAGGATTACCGCGAGCTGATATTGAGCCCGCCGGTCCTGGAAGAGACCGTGACAGACCTTGGCCTGGATATGGAGTATAAGGATCTGAAAGATATGATCACTATTTCCAATCCATCGGATACCCGTATTCTGGAAATTTCAGTGGCCCATGAGGACCCGCACCTGGCACAGCAGATTGTGAATAAGCTGGCAGAGGTGTCCTCTGATTTCATCAGTGAGATGATGGAGGTAGTGCCGCCTAAGATCATTGCGGAGGGAGAGCTGCCGACTTCAAGGACAAGCCCCAGCATGAAGAAAAACGCAGTCCTTGGCGTGCTGCTGGGTATTGTGCTGGCTGTGGCAGCGGTCGTTGTGATGACGATTCTGAATGATACGATGAAATCGGAAGACGACGTTGAGCGGTATCTGGGCTTATCTACACTGGCCAGTGTACCTGACCGGAATGAGGGCTCGTCGATGAAAAAGTTTAAAAAGAAAAAGTAA
- a CDS encoding CpsD/CapB family tyrosine-protein kinase has product MAEQKVTITDSKKLNYYYEEAMKTLRTNIQLAGRKIKSILFTSTCPHEGKSELSFQLAKEFAKIGKSVVLVDADIRKPPYVGKQKIKQDILGLSHYLCGQVPMERICYHTNFENMDIIFSGTVSPNPSELLEDSLFTELLEALKQRYDYVLVDSPPIGSVIDAAIIAKQCDGAVFVVESETTSHKFAKRALTQLEKTGCRILGAVLNKVDYKKEKYYGKYDDYYYGESSRAGGKA; this is encoded by the coding sequence ATGGCAGAACAAAAGGTAACCATCACAGATTCTAAAAAACTGAATTATTATTATGAAGAGGCCATGAAAACACTCCGGACAAACATTCAGCTGGCGGGCAGAAAGATAAAGAGCATCCTGTTTACCAGTACGTGTCCTCACGAAGGGAAAAGTGAGCTGAGTTTTCAACTGGCCAAAGAGTTTGCAAAAATCGGAAAGAGCGTGGTGCTCGTAGACGCCGATATCAGAAAACCGCCCTATGTGGGGAAACAGAAGATTAAACAGGATATTCTGGGGCTGTCGCATTATCTGTGCGGACAGGTGCCAATGGAGCGGATCTGCTATCATACGAATTTTGAAAATATGGATATTATATTTTCGGGGACTGTTTCCCCCAATCCGTCTGAACTTTTGGAAGACAGCCTGTTCACAGAACTCCTGGAGGCGTTAAAGCAGAGGTATGATTATGTCCTGGTGGATTCTCCGCCTATTGGAAGTGTGATCGATGCTGCAATTATAGCGAAGCAGTGTGATGGCGCCGTGTTCGTGGTGGAGAGCGAAACGACCAGCCACAAATTCGCCAAAAGAGCGCTGACGCAGCTGGAAAAGACGGGCTGCCGGATTCTCGGCGCAGTTCTGAATAAAGTGGACTATAAAAAAGAAAAATATTATGGGAAATATGACGATTATTATTACGGTGAAAGCAGTAGGGCAGGAGGAAAGGCATGA
- a CDS encoding CatB-related O-acetyltransferase — MNFRDFVPTFIKEYWRKAKIESLYKNDNVIYTTSVHPTVKLGKRVYLGVNVDVRENVFIDDYSYCSNGCILFGKTQIGKYCSIGYNAQIGPPEHPIDFISTSPKLYRDKLIKDLCLWPDDDIKEPVVIGNDVWIGSNSVILQGVTVGDGSIIAAGAVVTKNVDSYTIVGGVPAHPIKKRFEDDRIKQLEEYKYWDHDIDDIRKFIIHFYETR, encoded by the coding sequence ATGAATTTTAGAGATTTTGTGCCGACATTTATAAAGGAATATTGGAGAAAGGCAAAAATCGAATCTCTTTATAAAAATGATAATGTTATCTATACAACAAGCGTTCATCCTACTGTTAAACTAGGGAAAAGAGTGTACTTAGGTGTAAATGTTGATGTTAGAGAGAATGTATTTATAGATGATTATTCATATTGTTCCAATGGGTGTATTCTGTTTGGTAAAACTCAAATTGGAAAATATTGTAGTATTGGATATAACGCTCAAATAGGTCCACCAGAGCATCCGATAGATTTCATATCAACATCACCCAAATTGTATAGAGATAAACTAATTAAAGATCTGTGTCTATGGCCTGATGATGATATTAAAGAACCTGTTGTCATTGGAAATGATGTTTGGATTGGAAGCAATTCTGTAATTCTTCAAGGTGTAACCGTAGGAGATGGATCAATTATTGCTGCAGGAGCAGTAGTTACAAAGAATGTGGATTCATATACAATTGTAGGTGGCGTACCAGCACATCCAATCAAAAAAAGATTTGAAGATGATAGAATAAAACAATTGGAAGAATATAAATACTGGGATCATGATATAGATGACATTAGAAAGTTTATCATACATTTTTATGAAACGAGGTAA
- a CDS encoding VanZ family protein: MAVVFASTVFTRNPLPEMRYELHLFWSWNEVFFKGSNKMLEENLLNCLLLVPFGVLLPVIFHKRIGWKRSFLYGFLISLTIELCQLVLRRGLFEWDDMIHNAFGCMLGCKTMEFIYRKLKAAN; this comes from the coding sequence CTGGCAGTTGTATTTGCTTCAACTGTTTTCACGAGGAATCCGTTGCCTGAGATGCGGTATGAATTGCATCTGTTCTGGTCCTGGAACGAGGTCTTCTTCAAAGGCAGTAATAAAATGCTGGAGGAAAATCTTTTAAACTGTCTTTTACTAGTACCATTCGGTGTATTATTGCCAGTCATATTTCATAAACGTATCGGATGGAAGCGAAGTTTTCTTTATGGCTTTTTGATATCACTAACCATTGAACTTTGCCAGCTGGTGTTACGGCGGGGGCTTTTTGAATGGGATGATATGATTCATAATGCATTTGGATGCATGTTAGGATGCAAAACGATGGAATTCATTTACAGAAAATTAAAAGCAGCTAATTAA
- a CDS encoding 6-hydroxymethylpterin diphosphokinase MptE-like protein: MKNIKAFFWNNKYLKYIINVFSVLKNYYFYQMCFWLKELKGRDEKYSRIKEFKDIHIGDRCFILATGPSLTIEDVKKLKCEYTFGMNSICMLFEDLGWETTYYGVQDKGVYLKLHNSYKKLKNTTFFVGDSIDKCYREDLEHIPFAINYLDHKHSYKHLNTKFSRDLEKCIYDGYTITYSLIQLAVYMGFKEIYLLGNDCSYPSDPKKQHFMDFGHYDSSTLTARDRIIFAYEYANEYLKGTDVKIINATRGGALEVFPRIDFDTIAFKEEMI, from the coding sequence ATGAAAAATATTAAAGCCTTTTTTTGGAATAACAAATACTTAAAGTACATTATCAATGTATTTAGTGTATTGAAGAATTATTATTTTTATCAGATGTGTTTTTGGTTAAAAGAGCTTAAAGGTAGAGACGAAAAGTATTCTAGAATTAAAGAGTTTAAGGATATTCATATTGGCGATCGGTGCTTTATTTTAGCCACAGGTCCCAGCTTGACTATAGAAGATGTGAAAAAATTAAAGTGTGAATATACATTTGGCATGAATTCTATATGTATGTTATTTGAAGATCTGGGCTGGGAAACAACGTATTATGGTGTACAAGATAAAGGTGTTTACTTAAAACTGCATAATTCATATAAAAAGTTGAAGAATACGACTTTTTTTGTTGGAGATAGTATAGATAAATGCTATAGAGAAGATTTGGAACATATTCCATTTGCGATTAATTATCTTGATCATAAGCATTCTTATAAACACTTGAATACAAAGTTTTCTAGAGATTTAGAAAAATGTATTTATGATGGATATACAATTACATACTCATTGATTCAATTGGCAGTCTATATGGGCTTTAAGGAGATTTATCTATTAGGTAATGATTGTTCTTATCCAAGTGATCCAAAGAAACAACATTTTATGGATTTCGGACACTATGACTCATCTACATTAACTGCACGTGATAGAATTATTTTTGCATATGAGTACGCAAATGAATACTTGAAGGGCACTGATGTAAAGATAATTAATGCAACGAGAGGTGGTGCATTAGAAGTATTTCCAAGAATTGATTTCGATACAATCGCGTTTAAAGAGGAAATGATATGA